From Crateriforma spongiae, a single genomic window includes:
- a CDS encoding ECF-type sigma factor, whose product MKQITEILDSLESGDATAANDLLPLVYDELRKLAAARLIQERPDHSLQATALVHEAWMRIAGDEDGDQKKWNSRGHFFAAAAEAMRRILIEHARAANAQKRGGGRARIELDTWNHPAASQPEKLIALDEALEKLQDQDPVKAELVKLKFFAGLTIKESAAALDVSTATAERYWAYARAWLQAEMQ is encoded by the coding sequence TTGAAACAGATCACCGAGATTCTTGATTCGCTGGAATCGGGCGATGCAACGGCGGCGAATGATTTGTTGCCTTTGGTGTATGACGAACTGCGAAAGCTTGCCGCGGCCAGGCTGATTCAAGAGCGTCCCGATCATTCATTACAGGCGACCGCGCTTGTCCACGAAGCTTGGATGCGGATCGCCGGCGATGAAGACGGCGATCAGAAAAAGTGGAACTCGCGCGGGCACTTCTTTGCGGCCGCCGCCGAAGCGATGCGTCGTATCTTGATCGAACACGCGCGGGCCGCGAATGCGCAGAAACGTGGTGGCGGGCGAGCGAGGATTGAACTGGATACATGGAATCATCCGGCGGCATCGCAACCTGAGAAACTGATCGCGTTGGACGAGGCATTGGAAAAGCTGCAGGATCAAGATCCGGTGAAAGCGGAGTTGGTCAAGCTGAAGTTCTTCGCCGGTTTGACGATCAAAGAATCTGCCGCAGCGTTGGACGTTTCCACGGCGACGGCGGAACGGTACTGGGCCTACGCCCGGGCCTGGTTGCAGGCGGAAATGCAATAG
- a CDS encoding DUF4437 domain-containing protein, translating into MKLTPGPHVARILIAVGIATIGAGNSPADDSGHTTEVVLTSDVVWQPLNPARGDKAPKAGTLWGDQTKDGASGFLVKFVDGFSSPPHIHNITYRGVVIAGALHNDDPDAAPMWMPAGSYWMQPAGEVHITAARGASVAFLEIQSGPYLVKPPKESFDNGQRPLNLDATNRVWLDATASDWIDHSDETKKPGDGPELSLLWGDTTEGNVNASLLKLPAGFRGRLSDDSTFRAVVIQGDLTLSLSDQRGDQALTPGSYFGSQEKASHRVHTDDGCLIYVRNEGGFDVSSR; encoded by the coding sequence ATGAAGTTAACACCTGGACCACACGTTGCCCGCATTCTGATCGCTGTTGGGATTGCCACCATCGGTGCCGGGAACTCGCCAGCCGACGATTCCGGCCATACAACAGAGGTTGTTTTGACATCGGACGTTGTCTGGCAGCCTTTGAATCCGGCACGCGGTGACAAAGCCCCTAAGGCGGGAACGCTTTGGGGAGATCAAACAAAAGACGGTGCGTCTGGATTCTTGGTCAAATTTGTCGACGGGTTTTCTTCCCCGCCGCACATCCACAACATCACTTATCGCGGTGTCGTGATTGCCGGTGCGCTGCACAACGACGATCCCGATGCCGCACCGATGTGGATGCCGGCAGGTTCTTATTGGATGCAACCCGCGGGCGAAGTGCATATCACGGCTGCACGGGGTGCCAGCGTTGCGTTCCTGGAGATCCAGTCGGGACCGTATCTGGTGAAGCCGCCGAAAGAGTCGTTCGACAACGGGCAGCGGCCGCTCAACCTGGACGCCACCAATCGTGTTTGGCTGGACGCAACCGCCAGCGATTGGATTGATCATTCTGACGAAACCAAAAAGCCCGGCGATGGTCCCGAATTGTCGCTGCTGTGGGGCGATACAACCGAAGGCAACGTCAACGCGTCGCTGTTGAAACTGCCCGCGGGTTTTCGCGGACGGTTGAGTGACGATTCCACCTTTCGTGCCGTGGTCATCCAAGGTGATTTGACGCTTTCGCTTTCTGATCAGCGGGGCGACCAAGCCTTAACACCGGGCAGCTATTTCGGATCACAAGAAAAGGCATCGCACAGGGTCCATACCGACGACGGTTGTCTGATTTATGTCCGCAACGAAGGCGGTTTTGATGTGTCGTCACGGTGA
- a CDS encoding SDR family oxidoreductase, translating to MPDNIRNQTLLITGANRGIGKEILDQAIRRDAKKIYAAVRHPQSVAPLTSQHGDRVIAVRMDLNDPDSIGEAAAIATDVDVVFNNAGIMQMKSALDRDAIDALQAEMEINVYGLMRVAQAFAPVLKQNGGGVFVQLNSVASVKASANFATYCASKAASYSITQGLRDLLGQQGTRVISVHPGPTQTDMGASAGFGDFATPVTQVADAILDALDGEAFHAWVGPLAQMISRSYQSFADNVIDGDMQAIRAQAFGIDEPQTASN from the coding sequence ATGCCCGACAACATTCGCAACCAGACCCTGCTGATCACCGGTGCCAACCGTGGCATCGGTAAAGAAATTTTGGACCAGGCGATCCGACGAGACGCCAAAAAGATTTACGCCGCCGTGCGTCATCCACAATCCGTCGCACCCCTGACTTCTCAGCACGGCGACCGTGTTATCGCAGTCCGCATGGACCTGAATGATCCCGACAGCATCGGCGAAGCCGCTGCCATCGCAACGGATGTCGATGTCGTTTTCAATAACGCGGGGATCATGCAGATGAAGTCGGCGTTGGATAGGGACGCCATCGATGCTTTGCAAGCGGAGATGGAGATCAACGTGTATGGATTGATGCGTGTGGCCCAGGCATTCGCACCCGTTTTGAAACAGAACGGCGGCGGAGTCTTTGTCCAACTGAACAGTGTCGCATCGGTCAAAGCGTCAGCAAACTTTGCGACGTACTGCGCGTCGAAAGCGGCCAGTTACTCAATCACTCAAGGGTTACGTGACCTGCTGGGACAACAGGGCACGCGGGTGATCAGTGTTCATCCCGGCCCGACACAAACGGACATGGGAGCGTCGGCAGGATTCGGAGACTTTGCGACCCCCGTAACCCAGGTCGCTGATGCCATTTTGGATGCGCTTGATGGCGAAGCGTTTCATGCATGGGTCGGTCCTTTGGCACAGATGATCAGCCGCTCTTATCAATCCTTCGCGGACAACGTGATCGATGGCGATATGCAAGCGATTCGCGCTCAAGCCTTCGGCATCGACGAACCCCAGACCGCTTCCAACTGA